The Buchnera aphidicola (Nipponaphis monzeni) genome includes the window GCAAGAAGGCAACATAATATAAATAAGATTGTAATCATTAGAATTGAAGAACTATATCCATTTCCTAAAAATTTTATATTAAAAGCAATTTTTCCTTTTTTACATGTAAAAAATTTTATTTGGTGTCAAGAAGAACCTTTAAATCAGGGAGCTTGGTTATATGTACAAACATACTTAAAGCAAATTATGCCATTAAACTCTTCTTTGAGTTGTGTATGTCGTCCTTCCAGTGCAGCGCCTGCAGTCGGTTCTAATAGAATTCATAATTATGAACAGCAATGTATTGTTAAAGAAGCATTAAATTTATCGTTTTAATAAGTAGAGGGATATGAATGAATAAAGATATTGTGCATATATATGCACCAGAATTACCTGAATCAACTATAAATGCTACAGTTATTAATTGGTATAAAAAAAAGGGGGAACAGGTTTATTGTGATGAAATATTAGTTGACATTGAAACAGATAAAATTGTTCTTGAAGTTTCTGCTACATCTAATGGTATTTTAGACAAAATTTTAAAAAAAAAGGGAGAAAAAATATTATCTAAAGAATTATTAGGTATTATTCATTTAATTAAAAATAGTAACGAAATAAATAATAAATTGTTAATAGAAAATAAAAAAAACAATTCTACATTAATTAAAAATAGAATTTTTAGTCCAAAATTAAGAAGATTTACTAAACATGAGAAATTAAAAATAAATAAAGTTATGCAAGAAAGTGATATTAATCATATTTCTGTTTTTGTTCCTAATCAATGTACTGATAAAAAAAAAATAAACGACAGTAACAAATATTTACCTATAAAACAAAAGGATAATACAAGAACAATTAATCGAGTACCAATGAGTCAGTTAAGAAAGTGTATTTCTAAGAGATTAGTAGCGGCAACAAATAACATGGCTATGTTAACAACTTTTAATGAAGTAAATATGCAATCGATAATACAATTGAAGAAAAAATATAGTGATGTATTTGAAAAAACACATAGTATTAAGCTAGGATTAACATCTTTTTTTGTAAAAGCAGTAGTTGAAGCATTAAAAATTTTTCCAAAAATGAATGCATCAATTGATGGTGAAGAAATTATATATTACAATTACTTTGATATAAGTATTGCTATGTCAACTAATAGGGGTTTAGTGACTCCAGTATTAAAAAATGTTGATTTTATGAATATCTGCGATATAGAAAAAGAAATCAAAAGTTTTAAACTGAAAGCAAATAATAAAAAATTGTTAATTGACGATTTGACAGGTGGTAATTTCACCATTACTAATGGTGGAATTTTTGGTTCTCTTTTTTCTACTCCAATTATTAATCCTCCACAAACAGCTATTTTAGGGTTACATACAATTCAAAATAGACCTATAGCTATTAACAAAAACGACATGCGAATATTACCAATGATGTACTTAGCTTTATCTTATGATCATCGATTAATAGATGGAGAAGATGCTATTAAATTTTTAAAAAAGATAAAAGAAATCATTGAAGATTATTCTAGAATAATTCTAAATGTTTAAAATTGAGATATTTTTTGTTATTATATATTAGTATTTTTTAAAAACAAATATACGTATTATTTGTATTAAATTATATAAATGTTTACATATTGTTAATAAAACAATTTATAGGTAACAATTTAAAAAAATATTACTATAAATTACTAATTTTATTATTATAATATGTAAATATTTTATGTATTATAATAATTGTTAAAAAAATAGAATATTAAATTTATGATCTCAAATTTTTTATTTTTTATAACATATTTATATAATAATTAAATAATAAAAGCATTTATAAAAAAATATTATGTATTTAGTGTTTTATTTGCATGAATAATTGCATCATTTATATTCAAAAATATTTATATAGAGTTTTTTGTTTAAAATAGTATTTTAAATTATTAATATAATATGCAGTATATTTTGATATCTAAAACATTAATAAAATATATTTTTTGTTATAAGGTATTTAAAATGAATAAAAAAGTAGTATTAATTAGACACGGAGAAAGTTTGTGGAATAAATTAAATAAATTTACAGGTTGGACAGATATAGAATTATCTGAAAAGGGAATATTAGAAGCAGTTAACGCTGCTTATAAATTATCTAATCAAAATTTTATTTTTGATATAGCTTATACTTCTTATTTAAAAAGAGCTATACATACTTTATGGATTATTTTAAAAAAAATTAATCATTCTTGGATTCCTGTAAATAAAACTTGGAAGTTAAACGAAAGACATTATGGAGCTCTTCAAGGATTAAATAAAGATACGACCGCTTTACAATATGGGGAAAAAGAAGTTTATTTATGGAGACGAAGTTTTATTGCTATACCTCCTAAAGTACAATTGTCTAGTAAATTTTTCCCTGGAAATGATGTTAAGTATTTACATGTAAATCCTAATATTTTACCAACTTCTGAAAGTTTACAATGTACACAAAATAGAGTAATACCATATTGGAAAAAAATAATTACAAAAACATTAAAACAAAATAAAAGAATTTTAATAGTTGCTCATGGGAATTCTTTAAGAGCATTAATTAAATATCTCAATAAAATAGATGATGAAAAAGTTGTTAATTTGGATATACCAACTGGACATCCTATTATTTATGAATTTGATGAAAATTTCAAACCTTTACAATATTACTTTTTGTAATAGTTTTATTATTTTTGGTAAAAATATCATTGTATAATAAATGTGAATACAAAATTTATATATTAATTAATAATATAATCATTACTAATTTTTAATAATTTTGTAAATATACTAGTTGTTGTTATCACACATTGTGATAAAAAAATTAAATAAAAAATAATAGATAATTATTTACATCTCATTATTAATTAAAGTAATTAATAATGATATGTAAATTTCTTTTTTTAAAATAAGATTATGTCAATATCAGAGATTTTTTTAAAGAAATATATGCATATATTTAATATATGTTTGATATAATTTAAAATTAAAGTTTAATTTCATCGATATCTTTATTAAAAGATACTATACTGTGTGTTTAAAATAAACGTACTATTATTTAAATATAAAATAATTACTTATGTAGGAATACTATGATAAAAAAAATAGGAGTACTAACTAGTGGAGGAGATGCTCCAGGGATGAATGCAGCTATTAGAGGGGTTGTTAGAACAGCATTAAGTAATGATTTAGAAATATTTGGAATTAATGATGGATATTTAGGATTATTTAAAGATAAAATATTTAAATTAAATAGATTTAGTGTTTCTGATGTGATTAATAAAGGTGGTACATTTCTTGGTTCAGCTCGATTTTCACCTTTTAAAATATACAATAATAGACAAATTGCAATTAAAAATATGAAAAAAAGAGATATTAATGCGCTAATTGTTATAGGAGGTGATGGTTCTTATATTGGTGCTCAAAAATTAACTGAAATGGGTTTTGCTTGTATTAGTATTCCAGGAACGATAGATAACGATGTAGTAGGAACAGATTATAGTATAGGGTATTTTACAGCATTAGAAACAATTGTAAAATGTATTGACAAATTAAGAGATACTTCATCATCTCATCAAAGAATATCTATAGTTGAAATTATGGGAAGGCAGTGTGGAGATTTAACATTAGCAGCAGCTATTGCTGGAGGATGCGAATTTATAGTGTTGCCAGAAGTCAATTATGATAAAAAAGAATTGCTAAAAGAAATAAAAAAAGGTATTAATAAAGGGAAAAAGCATGCAATCGTTGCTATTACTGAGTACATTTGCAATGTTACAGAATTAGCAAAATATATTGAAAAAGAAACACAGAGAGAAACTAGAGCAACTATTTTAGGACATATTCAAAGAGGAGGATCCCCTGTAGTATATGATAGAATTTTAGCGTCTAGAATGGGGGCATATTCTGTAGAATTACTATTAAAAGGTTACAAAAGTAGATGTATAGGTATCAAAAATGAAAAATTAGTACATTATGATATAAAATTTGCATTAAAAAATTTAAAAAAAAATTTTAAATCAGATTGGTTAAAGACAGCTAAAACACTTTTTTAAAAGATATGTATCAATTTCTTTCTTAAAAATTTTATATTTAAATTATATAATTATGTGTTAATGATAATTAAATGTTTATTTATAATATTATCATAAAATGTAATAATATAAATGCATTTAAAAAAATCAAATACTAATTTTTATATAAATTATTAGTATAAGGATTGATTTGACTAATTTATATTCTTTTATGTACATATTTATGTATAAACAATGTATAAACATTAATAAATATTATTTATGAAAGTTAACTACTTGTTTATAAACAATTTTATTATAAATAAGTTTAAACTTTTTAATAATATTTTTAATTATTTTTAGAAATTTTGTGATATAAAAGTTCTTTATTTTGTGTTGATGTTTTAATCAATGAAATAGTTATTTTTTAAAATTTACATATTGTTAACTAATATCCCATTATTTAAATGATATTTTTTAAATGCGTATAAATATTTTTTGCATTAATGTAATAATTTTAGCATTTAAAATATAAAATTTAATATTTAATTTTTTTTTAAAAGAAACACATTTTATTAACATTTTATTAATTTTAATAAAAATTAATTTGTTAATATTAGTAAATCATTTTAAATTTCTTAAGTATAAACATTTACACTTTTTAAGTATTAATATATTTATATTTACAAATATTGTTTAATAACATTAACTAATATTTCATTATACTTTAGTATATGAATTATTTGCTAAAACATTTGTTTCTTCAATTAAAAATAAATAATTTTTTTTGAAATATTATAAATTTTTAATTTTAAAATATCAATTTTTGATATTTATGTCAATAGATTATTACTTCAAGAACTTTTTTTACAACTCAATTTTTTATTAATATTACTAGTAAATTTTATTAATAGTTTTTTTGTTAATATTTAATTAATTTTGTACATTTAATAATATCTATAAATTGATCACAATCTAATGAAGAGTTGCCAATTAATACACCATTTACATCTTTTACAGACAGTATTTCTAGAGCATTTTTTTTGTTTACTGATCCGCCGTATTGAATTATTAATTTTTTAGAAATATTAATATCATAACGACTAATGTAATGACGTATAAATTGATGCATATATTGTATATAATTAGTACTAGCAGATTGATTAGATCCTATAGCCCATATTGGTTCATAAGCTATGATAGCTTTATCAAAAGCTTGATATCCTACTAATTGGATTATAGTATCAATTTGTTCTTTACAAATTTTTTGTGCTTTGTTTGCATTTTTTTCTTCTTTTGTTTCACCAATACATAAAATAGGTATAAGTTTAAAACTTTTAACTAATTTAAACTTTTTAGCAATTAATTCTTTTGTTTCATTATGGTGAATGCGTCTTTCTGAGTGTCCTACAATAACATATTTTATATTTTCTATTTCTTGTAGCATAGATATAGATGTTTCTCCTGTAAATGACCCTAAAATATTGACATCAATATTTTGTGCTGTTAAAGAAATATGATTGTTATGTAATTGTTGAAGTATTAAATTAAATGTTTCTAAATGTAATATTGGAGGAGCTATAGAAATTTTTAAGTGATGATCATAATTTATAGTGCTTAAATAACTGTTTAATTTTTTACAAAAGTCAAGAATTATTTTTTTGTTGTTATTTAATTTCCAATTTCCTATAATAAGTAATTTTTTCATGAAATATCCTAATAGAACATATAAGTTTAATTGTTAACAAAACTAAAAACTAAGTTACTGATTATGGTAACAGTAACTTAGATTAATTAACAATAATTAAAATTGTTAATTTTAATTTTTAAGTAATCTTAATCTATAACAATTGTTCGCAAGATTTTTCCAGGTTTAAAATAAGGTATATATTTTCCTTTTAGTTTAATTTTATTACCGGTTTTAGGATTACATCCAATCCTAGGTTTTTTATAATGTAAAGAAAAACTTCCGAATCCTCTAATTTCAATACGCTTTCCTTTTATTAAAGATAATATCATACATTTTAAAATTTCTTTTATTGACAATTTAATTTCTTTAATGGAAAGGTTTAAATGATTTTCAATAATTTTAGAAAAAAACTCTGAATTTTTCATAAATCCTCTGATCATTTTTTAAAATTAATTCAAAATGTAATCATAAATTTATGTCTTATAATAACATAATATTCAGAAAATTTATTCTGTGTTTTTTGCAGCTTTAAAAGCTTCTAACATTACATTAGTATTATTTGTTTTATTTAGTTGTTTATTTGAGGATAAATTTAATTGATTATTATATTTTTTTTGATTATTAACAAAAGATAATTGAATTAATCTATTTTTTTTATCGATAGCATATATTTTAACTTCAATATTGCTACCTATTGTAAAGTTTACAGAATTATTTGCACAATTATAATTTACAATTTCAGTTTTTTTTAAAATACCTTCAATATTATTAGATAATTGTATTGTGATTCCTTTCGTATCATCTATTTTAGTTATTTGTCCTGATATTATATTACCTATTTTATGATTAGATATGTACTCAATAAAAGGATCAATTTGTAATTGTTTTATCCCTAATGAAATACGTTCTCGATCTGGATCAACTTGTAGAATAACTGCAGATATTTCTTCCCCTTTTTTATAATTTTTAACAGCTTCTTCTCCAGTTAAAACCCAAGATATATCAGATAAGTGCACTAATCCGTCGATGCCTCCATGTAGTCCAATAAAAATTCCAAAATCTGTGATAGATTTTATTTTACCTGTTATATGAGTTCCTTTTTTGTTTGTTTCATAAAATTTTTTCCAAGGATTAATCGTACATTGTTTTATTCCTAGTGAAATACGACGTCTTCCTTCATCAATATCTAAAATCATTACTTGAACTATATCATTTAAAGACACTACTTTAGAAGGGTGGATATTTTTATTTGTCCAATCCATTTCAGATACATGTACCAAACCTTCTACACCTTCTTGAAGCTCAACAAAACAACCATAATCAGTTAAGTTAGTAACTTTTCCAGATGTTTTAGATTTTTCTGGATATTTTTTACAAATATTTACCCAAGGATCTTCTCCCAGTTGTTTTAATCCTAAAGATACTCTAGTTTTTTCTTTATCAAATTTTAAAACTTTAACTGTAATTTTGTCACCCATATTTACTATTTCACTAGGGTGCTTTACACGTTTCCAAGCCATATCGGTAATATGTAATAATCCATCAACACCTCCTAAATCAATAAATGCTCCATAATCAGTTAAATTTTTAATAATACCTTTAATTTCGGAACCCTCTGTTAAATTTTTTAAAAAATGATCTCGTTCTGCACTATTTTCAGATTCAATGACAGCTTTTCTTGAAACCACTACATTATTTCTTTTTTGATCTAATTTTATTACTTTAAATTCTAACTCTTTTCCTTCTAAATGTGATGTATCTCTAATAGGTCTAATATCTACTAATGATCCAGGTAAAAAAGCCCTAATATCATTAATTGCTACAGTGAATCCTCCTTTAACTCTTCCATTAATAATACCTATAATAACTGAAGAATTTTCATATGATTGTTCTAAAATAATCCATGATTCATGTCTTTTAGCTTTTTCTCTAGATAAAATAGTTTCTCCAAATCCATCTTCTATCGCATCTAAAGCTACGTCCACTGTATCACCTATTTTTACATCTAATAAACCTTGAGTATTTTTAAATTGTTCTAAAGGAATACTAGATTCTGATTTTAACCCTGCGTCAACTAATACTATATCTTTGTTTATAGAAATTACAATACCTTGTATAATAGATCCAGGTTTTGTTTCGATTGTTTTTAAAGACTCTTTAAATAATTGAGCAAAGGATTCTTTCATTTTAGTTCATGTGAAAAATTAAGTTCAACAACTATTTTATATCAATATTAAATAGAGTTGTTATTAGTTATCAACAATATTCCTTTTTATTGAATGAAGTATATATGTTACACATTTTCATATTATTAACAGATATAATTAAAATTATTTAATTAATTTTGTAAATGTAATTCATTGCTTGTTTTAAAACTTCAATAAATGTCATATTTGTAGTATCTATTATTATAGCGTCTTTTGCTGGGATTAAAGGAGAATTTTTTCTAGATATATCTCTTTCATCGCGCATTTGGATTTCTTTTTGTAGTGTCAAAAAATTAATGTTTATTCCTTTATTTTGTAATTCTTGTAAACGTCTTTGAGTCCTAATATTTAATGATCCAACTAAAAATATTTTTAATATAGCGTCAGGAAAAATTATAGTACCCATATCTCTACCGTTAGTTACAATTCCTGGATATATTCTTAGCGATCTTTGTTTTAAAAAAAATATTTTTCTAATAAAAGGAATAGATGCAATTTCAGAAGCAAAATTAATTACTTTTTGGTCCATTAAATTTTTTTGAGATATTTCTTGATGACAAAACAATATTTTTAATTCTAGATGTTTCTTAGAAAAGAATGTAACAATATTATTGCATGTTTGTATAATATTTTTTTTTAAAAAAAAAATATTATACTTTAGTAAAATAAAAGCTAAAGATCTGTATATTTTCCCAGATTCTAAATTAAACCAATTCAATCGTTTTGCAATAGATGTGCTTAGCAAGCTTTTACCTACTCCGCTTGGACCATCAATTGTTATTACTGGAGCTAATTTTTTCATATAAAAACTCTAAATAATAAATATACATTAATATATATAAAAAAATTTTTTTTGTATAAACTATTTATAATTATTATTATAAATGATATTTTTTAAAATTAAAAATTTATATGTTAAATATCTTTAATTTAATTTTTTTAGAGATTTGATGATAATAAAAAATTATTTAAAGACACTGATCGATAACAAATGTTTAAAAAAATTAGGATATGTTTTGAATGTACATTCCGGATTTAAAATAGTTACAGCTACTTCTGATAAAGCTATTAACGCAAAACACATTGCTATACGATGGTCATTGTAAGTATTTATTACTGCATATTGGAAACAGTTAGGAGGTGTAACACTAATGTAATTTTTCCCTTCTTTTACAATTGCTCCGATTTTTCTAAGTTCAGTAGACATAGCTAAGATGCGATCTGTTTCTTTAACTCTCCAATTATAAATATTACGAATAACTGTTGTACCTTGAGCAAACAAAGCTACTATAGCTATCGTCATAGCTGCATCTGGAATATGATTCATATCTAAATTCACACTTTGTAAATAATTTTTTTGACAAGTAATATAATTTTCTTTTATATTAATTATAGCTCCCATTTTTTTTAATATTTTGGTAAATTGTATATCTCCTTGAATGCTATTTACACCAACACCATTAATCTTAACTTTTTTCCCTTTAATAGCTGCAGCTGCTAAAAAATATGATCCTGAAGACATGTCGCCTTCAATATATAGCGATTGTGGAGACACATATTGTTGATTTCCTTTAATTAAAAAGGTTTTGTAATTATTGTGTATAATATGTACTCCAAATTTTTTAATTAATTGTAAAGTAATATCGATATATGGTTTTGATACTAATTGATCTTTGACTGATATGTAAGTATCTTTAGAAGCAAGAGGACAAGCAATCAATAACGCTGTTAAGAATTGACTAGAAATGTTGCCATTAATACATATATTTCCTCCAATGAAACCACCTTCTAAAGATATCGGTGGAAATTTAGTATCGTTGATATAATTAATAATAGCACCTCCTTGTCGTAATGCGTTTACAAGATCATTAATTGGCCTTTCTTGCATACGTTTATCACCTGTTAATTCGATTTTATTGTTACCTAAAGAAAAAACAGCAACAAGAGAACGCATTGATGTACCTGAATTACCTAAAAATATTTTTTTATTATAATTATGATAAAATGCATTTGTATTACCATATATAGTACAATGGTTATCATTATTAAATTTTTTTATTGTAATGCCAATTGTTTTTAATGCATTTAACATATGTCGAGTATCGTCACTACAAAGTAAGTTGTAAATGTTAGTTATTCCTTTAGACATTGCTGCAAGTAATAAAATACGATTTGAAATACTTTTAGATCCAGGTAATTGAACATTTCCAATAACATAAGAAATTGGTTGTATAGTCAAAGATGTTTGCATATTTAAGACTAACCTCAAAATAATGTATTTAATTTATTATTAAATAATTATTTATAATAATTTTCATAAATAATTTCAGTTTAACCATATTTTTTTTCAAATTTTAACATAAAATTAACTAATTTTTTCACACCTTTTAGAGGCATAGCATTATAAATAGAAGCCCTAATACCTCCTATAAAATTATGACCTTTTAAAGAATGTAAACCTATTTTATGTGACTCTTTTAAAAAAATTTTGTGAAGTGATGTATTAAAAATGTTAAAAACAACATTCATTTTAGATCTATTTTTATAACTTATGTTGTTAATATAAAAATCTGTATTATCTATTGTATCATATAATAATTTAGATTTTTTTTCATTTTCTTGTTCTATGTGTGATAATCCTCCATTTTGTTGTATCCATTGAAATACTAAAAATGATAAATACCATGAAAATGTAGATGGTGTATTAAACATAGAGTTGCTTTTAGACAATAAATTATAATCTAGTATGGAAGGTGGCTTAATAATATTAGATATTTTTAATAAGTTTTTTTTTATGATAATTAAAGTGATTCCAGATGGGCCAATATTTTTTTGTGCTCCAGCATAAATAACGCTATAATTTTCAATATTTATTTTACGTGATAAAATTGTTGAAGAAAAATCTCCTACTACTATTTTATTAGTGAATGTAGGTTCTTCATGTATTGCTATACCTTCTATAGTTTCATTAGGACAATAATGTATATAAGAAACTGTATTATTACTTAATAACCAATCTTTTATTGGTAATATACTAACTTTGTTATTTATTATTTTTTTGACGTTAATTATGTTAGGATTACAATATTTTTTTGATTCTATAGCAGCAGCTAAAGACCAAAAACCAGTATTTATATAATCTGCTTTTGTAACTTTATCAATTAAATTGAGTGGAATTGCAGAAAATTGTCCTCTTGCTCCACCATGACAAAATAAGATTTCGTAACTGTGAGGTACATTTAATATTTTTCTTAAAATTTTAATAGATTTTTTTGTCATATTAAAAAATTCTTCACTTCTATGACTCATTTCTAGTATTGAAACTCCTAAATTTTTCCAATTTAAAAATTCTTTTTGAGCTATGAGCATTACTTCTTTAGGTAACATTGCAGGACCAGCACTAAAATTATAAATTTGATTCATTATTTATATGCCTAAAATATAATAAAAACTAATTAAGTTTTGCAACTTTAAAAAAAATAACTTATTCAATAATAATTATTGATAGTGTTTACTAAATAAATTTAATTAATTGAGAAATTGATTTTCTTAAAATTTTGTAAATAAATGGACTAAATATTGTTATTTTATATTATAATATATTATATATATATAATGTTTGTTTTTCCAATATTTTATACTATTAATGATATAAAATTATTATTTTATAAATTTTAAACCATTCATATATTTTTTTTGTAATATTTCAGGTACTTCTATTCTTCCAAAAGAATCTTGGTAATTTTCTAAAATTGCAGCTAATGTACGACCAATTGCTAATCCAGATCCATTAATAACATGAAGTAATTTTTTATTATTACTTAATGTATCTAAATATTTTATTTGCATACGTCTAGTTTGAAAATCACTCGTATAGGAACAAGATGAAACTTCTCTATATTTTTTTTGAAAAGGGAACCAAACTTCTAAATCATATGTTTTAGCTGCTGAAAAACCCATATCTCCAGTACATAATAATATTTTTCTATATGGCAATTTTAATAATTTTAAAATTTTTTCTGCATGTGATGTTAATATTTCTAATGCTTGTAAAGAATTTTTAGGTGATACAATCTGAATAATTTCGACTTTATCAAATTGATGCATACGAATTAGTCCTCTTATGTCTTTTCCATAAGAAGATGCTTCAGATCGGAAACATGGAGTAAGAGCAGTTAACATAATTGGCAAATCTATTTCTTTTATAGTAGTGTTCTTTAATAAGTTAACTAAAGGTACTTCTGCTGTAGGTATTAAAATATAATGATCACTTTTTGTATTTGAGAAATTATTTGTTACATAAAACAAATCTTTACTAAATTTGGGTAATTGTCCAGTGCCAAATAGACACTGAGGATTAACTAAATAAGGAACATAAGTTTCTATATATCCATGTTCTTTAGTATGTATATCTAACATAAATTGTCCTAAAGCTCTATATAACAAAGCAATGTCGCCTTTCATAACTACAAAACGAGATCCAGAAATTTTTGTTGCGTTGTCCCAATCTAATCCTTTTAAGTTGTTACCTAATTGAATGTGATCTTTTATTAAAAAATTATAATTTTTAATTTTTCCCCATTGAGTAATTTGTACATTATTTTTGCTATTTATTCCTATAGGAACACTTTTATGAGGAATATTAGGTATGTTTGTTAAGAATTGTAAAATTTTTTCTTGTAATATAGTTAATTTTTTTTTTTTAGATAATAATTTTTTGTTTAAGACAATTACATTCAGTTTAATATGATCATAATTTTTTTTAGCAATTTTATATTGTCCTATTAGTTTAGATAATAATCTACGGGAATTTTGTAATTTTTCTGTTTCTAATTGTAATTTCCTTCTAATGTTATCTATTAAAAAAATTTGTTTATAATTTAAAAAAAAATTTCTAGATTGTAATTTATTAAAGAAAACTTTAGAATTTTTACGCATTAATTTTAAATTTATCATTTTTATGATCTATTGAATAGAATAAAATATAATATGTTAAAGATGATTATATAAATAACAAAATTTATATAAAGTAATTATTTATAGTATAATAAATAGAAAAACATTGTAAGTATAATAATAATGAATAATTTTTTAAATAAAAAAAATAATGAAAAAAAATTTTTGATTATTGTAAATAAATAGCTTGTTTAATTTAAAAGTTATATAAAAATTTACATAATCATTATTAATAGAATTTAAAAACCCAAAAGCAATATTATAATATTTAAAATTATTTAAATTCAATTATTTATATAATATATATTAAAAAACATTAATATAAATGTCATTATAATTTATAGTTATTGTAACTATGTTTAACAAAAATTCATATAATATATAACATTATATGTTATTATTTTAATAAAAATAAATTTTTTCATTAAAAACTAAAAAACAATTAAATTTTAAAATTTAATTATTAAATGTTTTTAGTCAAAAATAATATGAATCATATATGAAAATACATAAAAATAAAATTTATAAGTTAATTATTATAGGAACAGGTCCAGCTGGATATACAGCTAGTATATATTCAGCTAGAGCAAATTTAAATCCATTATTAATTACAGGACCATTGCAAGGAGGGCAATTAATTAATACTAATAAAGTAGAAAATTGGCCAGGTCAAAATATGACTATTAGTGGTTTTAATTTAATGAACAAATTTTATAAGCAATCTATCAAATTTAAAACAGAAATAATAATAGACGAAGTTGAAAAAGTATTTTTTAAAAAAAAACCAATAGTTTTAATTGGAACAAATACGTATATTACTCATTCGTTGATTATAGCAACAGGTGCTAATCCTCGTTATTTAGGATTACAATCAGAAAATATTTTTAAAAACAAGGGAATATCAACATGCGCTATATGTGATGGATTTTTTTATAAAAATAAAGAAGTCGCAGTTGTTGGAGGTGGTAATACAGCTTTAGAAGAAGCTCTTTATTTGTCAAAAATATCAAATAGAGTACATTTAATTCATCGCAATAATTTTTTTAAAGCTGAAAAAATT containing:
- the rpsA gene encoding 30S ribosomal protein S1, which produces MKESFAQLFKESLKTIETKPGSIIQGIVISINKDIVLVDAGLKSESSIPLEQFKNTQGLLDVKIGDTVDVALDAIEDGFGETILSREKAKRHESWIILEQSYENSSVIIGIINGRVKGGFTVAINDIRAFLPGSLVDIRPIRDTSHLEGKELEFKVIKLDQKRNNVVVSRKAVIESENSAERDHFLKNLTEGSEIKGIIKNLTDYGAFIDLGGVDGLLHITDMAWKRVKHPSEIVNMGDKITVKVLKFDKEKTRVSLGLKQLGEDPWVNICKKYPEKSKTSGKVTNLTDYGCFVELQEGVEGLVHVSEMDWTNKNIHPSKVVSLNDIVQVMILDIDEGRRRISLGIKQCTINPWKKFYETNKKGTHITGKIKSITDFGIFIGLHGGIDGLVHLSDISWVLTGEEAVKNYKKGEEISAVILQVDPDRERISLGIKQLQIDPFIEYISNHKIGNIISGQITKIDDTKGITIQLSNNIEGILKKTEIVNYNCANNSVNFTIGSNIEVKIYAIDKKNRLIQLSFVNNQKKYNNQLNLSSNKQLNKTNNTNVMLEAFKAAKNTE
- the cmk gene encoding (d)CMP kinase, yielding MKKLAPVITIDGPSGVGKSLLSTSIAKRLNWFNLESGKIYRSLAFILLKYNIFFLKKNIIQTCNNIVTFFSKKHLELKILFCHQEISQKNLMDQKVINFASEIASIPFIRKIFFLKQRSLRIYPGIVTNGRDMGTIIFPDAILKIFLVGSLNIRTQRRLQELQNKGININFLTLQKEIQMRDERDISRKNSPLIPAKDAIIIDTTNMTFIEVLKQAMNYIYKIN
- the aroA gene encoding 3-phosphoshikimate 1-carboxyvinyltransferase; its protein translation is MQTSLTIQPISYVIGNVQLPGSKSISNRILLLAAMSKGITNIYNLLCSDDTRHMLNALKTIGITIKKFNNDNHCTIYGNTNAFYHNYNKKIFLGNSGTSMRSLVAVFSLGNNKIELTGDKRMQERPINDLVNALRQGGAIINYINDTKFPPISLEGGFIGGNICINGNISSQFLTALLIACPLASKDTYISVKDQLVSKPYIDITLQLIKKFGVHIIHNNYKTFLIKGNQQYVSPQSLYIEGDMSSGSYFLAAAAIKGKKVKINGVGVNSIQGDIQFTKILKKMGAIINIKENYITCQKNYLQSVNLDMNHIPDAAMTIAIVALFAQGTTVIRNIYNWRVKETDRILAMSTELRKIGAIVKEGKNYISVTPPNCFQYAVINTYNDHRIAMCFALIALSEVAVTILNPECTFKTYPNFFKHLLSISVFK
- the serC gene encoding 3-phosphoserine/phosphohydroxythreonine transaminase — translated: MNQIYNFSAGPAMLPKEVMLIAQKEFLNWKNLGVSILEMSHRSEEFFNMTKKSIKILRKILNVPHSYEILFCHGGARGQFSAIPLNLIDKVTKADYINTGFWSLAAAIESKKYCNPNIINVKKIINNKVSILPIKDWLLSNNTVSYIHYCPNETIEGIAIHEEPTFTNKIVVGDFSSTILSRKINIENYSVIYAGAQKNIGPSGITLIIIKKNLLKISNIIKPPSILDYNLLSKSNSMFNTPSTFSWYLSFLVFQWIQQNGGLSHIEQENEKKSKLLYDTIDNTDFYINNISYKNRSKMNVVFNIFNTSLHKIFLKESHKIGLHSLKGHNFIGGIRASIYNAMPLKGVKKLVNFMLKFEKKYG